A genomic window from Vitis riparia cultivar Riparia Gloire de Montpellier isolate 1030 chromosome 18, EGFV_Vit.rip_1.0, whole genome shotgun sequence includes:
- the LOC117905699 gene encoding disease resistance protein RUN1-like yields the protein MAPKRKGSSTRSTLSPFPWRWNIFLSFRGEDTRFNFTDHLYKELMRMDIRTFRDDEGLERGGEIQPSLLKAIEDSMNSVVVFSQNYAHSKWCLDELDKIMRSRKEKRQMVLPIFYHVDPSDVRKQKGNFEEAFARYGEVTEERVLRWRKALTEAANLSGWHVQEDGYETEAIQKIVQEIWELISVRKPLDLDDKLIGMGPCLKDIASLISNDSDDVRMIGIHGIGGIGKTTLAKIVYNQNFYKFEDACFLSSVSKRDLLQLQNELLKALTGPYFPSARNIYEGINMIKDKLRFRKVLVILDDIDDQAQLEFLAVRSEWFGSGSRIIVTTRDKRLLQVFRLYEVKELNFEEALHLFSLYAFTMDGPRKGFIKLSRCIVDYCKGLPLDLKVLGSLLYGRTKPEWENESAKMRKLRSQKIHSVLLTSFHGLDAIQRRMLLDIACFFKGEDINFVREILDACNFYAHSGIRALNEKSLISVSNDKLLMHDLIQQMGWDIVREKYPDELGKWSRLWDPKDIYHVLTTNMLGFMHFVLHLSLVHGFQGTQCLGKLKVINLSNSQHLVECPNLSGAPHVKRLILDGCTSLLEVHPSVAKLINLTILNMKNCKMLHHFPSITVLEKLEVLNLSGCSKLDKFPEIQGYMEYLSELNLEGTAIVELPSSVVFLPQLVSLDMKNCKNLKILPSNICSLKSLETLVFSSCSGLEMFPEIMEVMESLQKLLLDGTSIKELPPSIVHLKGLQLLSLRKCKNLRSLPNSICSLRSLETLIVSGCSNLNKLPEELGSLQYLMILQADGLP from the exons ATGGCTCCAAAGAGAAAGGGAAGCTCAACTAGATCAACTCTCTCTCCTTTTCCATGGCGTTGGAACATCTTTTTGAGCTTTAGAGGCGAAGACACCCGTTTCAATTTTACGGATCATCTTTACAAGGAGTTGATGCGGATGGATATTCGCACCTTCAGAGATGATGAAGGACTTGAAAGAGGAGGAGAGATTCAACCTTCACTCTTGAAAGCTATTGAAGATTCAATGAATTCTGTTGTCGTTTTTTCGCAAAACTATGCTCATTCAAAATGGTGCTTGGATGAGCTTGATAAGATTATGCGGTCCAGGAAAGAAAAGAGACAAATGGTTTTGCCAATTTTCTATCATGTGGACCCATCTGATGTGCGGAAACAAAAGGGGAATTTTGAAGAAGCATTTGCACGATACGGAGAAGTCACTGAGGAGAGGGTGCTGAGATGGAGGAAGGCACTGACGGAAGCGGCCAATTTGTCTGGATGGCATGTGCAGGAGGATGG GTATGAAACAGAGGCTATTCAGAAAATTGTTCAAGAAATTTGGGAGTTGATTTCTGTTAGAAAGCCCTTAGATCTTGATGATAAACTGATTGGAATGGGACCTTGTTTGAAAGATATTGCTTCATTAATATCTAATGACTCAGACGATGTTCGCATGATTGGGATACATGGAATTGGTGGAATAGGCAAGACAACCCTCGCTAAAATTGTATAtaaccaaaatttttataaatttgaagatgCTTGCTTTCTTTCAAGTGTTAGCAAGAGGGATTTGCTTCAGTTACAAAATGAACTTCTTAAAGCTCTTACGGGGCCCTATTTTCCAAGTGCAAGGAACATTTATGAAGGCATTAATATGATAAAGGATAAACTCCGCTTTAGAAAGGTTCTTGTTATTCTTGATGACATTGATGATCAGGCTCAATTAGAATTCTTAGCTGTAAGGTCTGAATGGTTTGGTTCGGGTAGTAGAATTATTGTAACGACTAGAGATAAACGTTTACTACAGGTGTTTCGATTATACGAGGTtaaggaattaaattttgaggaAGCTCTTCACCTCTTTTCTCTGTATGCGTTTACGATGGATGGTCCTCGAAAAGGTTTTATAAAGCTCTCAAGATGCATAGTGGATTATTGTAAGGGACTTCCATTGGATCTTAAGGTTCTGGGTTCTCTCTTATATGGTAGGACAAAACCTGAATGGGAAAATGAGTCGGCTAAGATGAGAAAATTACGTAGTCAGAAAATCCATAGTGTGCTTCTTACAAGTTTTCATGGACTGGACGCCATACAAAGAAGAATGCTCCTTGATATTGCATGCTTCTTCAAAGGGGAGGATATAAATTTTGTTAGAGAAATACTTGACGCTTGCAATTTCTATGCACACAGTGGAATAAGAGCACTCAATGAAAAATCTCTCATTAGTGTTTCGAATGACAAGTTATTGATGCATGATTTAATACAGCAAATGGGTTGGGATATTGTTCGGGAGAAATATCCTGATGAACTTGGCAAATGGAGCAGATTGTGGGACCCTAAAGATATCTATCATGTATTGACAACAAATATG TTAGGTTTTATGCATTTCGTGCTTCACTTATCCCTTGTTCATGGTTTTCAGGGGACACAG TGTCTTGGAAAGTTAAAAGTCATCAATCTCAGTAACTCTCAACACCTTGTGGAGTGTCCGAACTTGTCGGGTGCACCACATGTGAAGAGGCTAATTCTTGATGGTTGTACAAGTTTGCTTGAGGTGCACCCATCAGTTGCAAAGCTGATAAATCTGACCATCTTGAACATGAAAAACTGCAAAATGCTTCACCATTTTCCAAGCATCACTGTATTGGAaaaacttgaagttcttaaCCTCTCTGGCTGCTCAAAACTTGACAAGTTTCCAGAGATCCAAGGGTATATGGAATATTTGTCGGAGCTTAATTTGGAAGGGACTGCTATTGTAGAACTTCCTTCTTCAGTGGTGTTTCTTCCACAACTTGTTTCATTGGATATGAAAAACTGCAAAAACCTTAAGATTCTTCCAAGCAACATTTGTTCTTTGAAATCCCTTGAAACTCTGGTGTTCTCTAGCTGTTCAGGACTAGAGATGTTTCCAGAAATCATGGAGGTTATGGAAAGTTTACAAAAGCTTCTTTTAGATGGAACGTCTATAAAAGAGCTACCCCCCTCAATTGTTCATCTTAAAGGCCTTCAGTTATTGAGTCTAAGAAAATGCAAAAACCTCAGGAGTCTTCCGAACAGCATTTGCAGTTTGAGATCCCTTGAAACCCTCATTGTCTCTGGTTGCTCGAACCTCAACAAATTGCCAGAGGAACTGGGAAGCTTGCAATACTTAATGATTCTTCAAGCTGATGGACTGCCATAA
- the LOC117905698 gene encoding uncharacterized protein LOC117905698 — protein sequence MDIDLALRMPKPDELNEQSTQEDEVYLGKWERSNRLSLMIMKRGIPEAFRGAVTDEVTNASDFLAEIQKRFAKNDKAETSTLLASLISMKYKGKGNVREYIMEMSHLASKLKALKLELSDDLLVHLVLISLPAQLNQFKRKRD from the exons ATGGATATAGACTTAGCCTTGAGAATGCCCAAACCTGATGAACTCAATGAGCAAAGTACTCAAGAGGATGAGGTTTATTTGGGTAAGTGGGAACGTTCAAATAGGCTAagtcttatgatcatgaagCGCGGAATTCCAGAAGCTTTCAGGGGTGCAGTAACCGATGAGGTTACTAATGCCAGTGACTTCCTTGCGGAAATTCAGAAACGTTTTGCCAAAAATGATAAGGCTGAAACGAGCACGCTTTTAGCAAGCTTGATTTCAATGAAGTATAAAGGCAAGGGTAATGTTCGGGAGTACATCATGGAGATGTCTCATCTTGCTTCAAAACTTAAGGCTTTGAAACTTGAGTTATCTGATGATTTACTCGTGCATTTGGTTCTCATCTCTCTTCCTGCACAACTTAATCAATTCAAG aggaagagagattga